The nucleotide sequence AAGCAAACATAGAGGTGAGTAATTGCACAATAAAAAACTTTGTGTTCTTTGTGTCTTTGTGGTTTTTCATCATTCGAAAATTATGGGTATTTAACCGGACTAAGCTCTAATTTTCGACTTTATCTCAAGATTAGAGCTACCAAGCTCACACAATTTAGCTAAGCTAGTAGCGGGGATAGTTAAATACAAAACATCTGCAGGTTCTAAAATAGCTGCGAGTAAATTCCAACTATGAATTGTTTTCCCCTGTGTTTGTTGTAGATATAGAGGGACAAAATTGGCATCAATTGCGGCTTCTTGCACTGATTTATCCACAAAAGGATGATTAGGAGTAATCAAGATGCCAATTGCTATCCATAGCAAATCATCGGTTATGCCATTGCCCAAAATCTTACCACCTAAAGCTGCCGCGGCAAAAGAATGGATAGATAAATCGGTGGGAGATAAAACCGTATCAAAATTAAAAATATCTTGAACCGATTGACCAAATTGTTGATCTTTAGCCCGTAAAACCACAGTAATGGTAGGAGCGATCGCCTTAGCAGTTAAAGCTATTTGCACATTAACTAAATCTTTGCTAGTAACAGGTAAGATTGCTCGAGCTTTATTGATATTAGCTAATTTTAGGGTACTATCCATACAGGCATCCTCCACAATCACCGGCACTCCCAAAGAACGGGCTGTATGTAAAAAGCGGTTATTGACATCAGACTCTATCACCACCACTTCTTGCCCCAAGCTATGGAGTTGGCGGACTATTTCTATGCCAATGCCTCCCAAACCACAGACAATATAATGATTATGATGAGGTACTCTAGCTGCATCCCAAAACTGTCTAATTCTGCTGCCTAAAACAAAATCATTAATTAAAGCATAGCAAATACCTACTACTCCTGCTCCGACAATCATCATTAAAGCTGTGAACATTTTAATCCAATCAGAACCCTGTTCAGCTACTTCCTCTTTGCCTCCTGCACCTGTAATCATGCCTACACTAAAGTAAACTATGTCCACCAAAGACATATCTTTATTAACAAAAACATAAGTAAAGGTAGCCAAAGAAATCGTCATGATTAAAGCCAAAGTTACCATAAATAAAGGACGACCTTGATCTTGGTAACGTTTTAAGCTGAGAATAGCTTTAACAACTTTTTGTATCCAGGAGGCTCGTTTAGTTATTCCAGAGGGTTTACTGCCAATAATCAAATGATCTCCCAATTGCAATTCTTTTTCTGCCAAAATTGCCGAAATCAAGTCTAATTCACCTCGAGAGGGTAAATAGTAGATCAACATGCGTTCTGAGTTTTCCCAGAGAGATTTTAGCTTTTGTCCTAACCAAGGATGATTGGCCTCAATTACCTCTTCGTGAATTGGCCAAGTTTGGTCGGCTAAACGTAATTGGCCCACGGCCTTTTTCCCGGAAGCTGCAAAACAAAAAATAGGTGCAGCTAAACCAGATACACTGATACTCACATGATTAGTCAATGTTTGATCTAGACGTTCTCCCAAACTACGATTAAATAAACGGTTTATGATGCGAATTTCTGGGTTTAACAGTCTTGCTTGTGCTAATATACCAATGTTTAAAGCATCATCATCACTTGCTAAAACCAGTGTTTGGGCGCTTTTCACTCCAGCTTGGATTAAAGTCATCGGTGAGCGCAAATCTCCTATAACTATCTCTTCGTTGGGACTTAAGGGTAAAGAGCGATCGCTGATGCCTACAACTGCTACCCCTTGACGTTGAAGTAGCTTAAAAATCATATATCCAGTCTTGCCTAAACCACTGACTATTACTTGGGGTTTCATAAGTTTAGTCTATTACCAAATTAATCCTTCTTTTTTTGATCTTCTGCTTAAATTGTGCTAAAAAACTGTATTCTAGATAACCTGGCTCAATTTAAACCGCCAAAAAATTATAAGCTCTTCCCCTTTCCCCTTTCCCCTTTCCCCCTTCCCCTTTCCCCTTTAAAACCCCTTTCCCTTTAAAACCCCTTTCCCCTACAAGATGCGCTCCGCGCTTATATATTTCTAATTGTCTTTTTCCACCATTGGCTGTAAGGCACCTCTTTGAGAACGAGTGAGAATCCCTTGACTAGGACTAAGAAACAAAGCTAGTATAAAGAAAACGGTTACTACTAAGACGATCGCCGCTCCTGAGGGAACATTGAGATAGTAACTCAGATAAATACCCGTGACTCCACTGATACTGCCAATAATCGCTCCCAATCCCATCATGTGATGCAATTCTTTGACCAACAAGTAAGCAGTAATACTTGGTCCCACGAGTAGAGAGACGACTAAAACCACTCCTACCGCTTGCATACTAGCAATAATCGTGAGCGTGATTGCCGAAACTAGTCCTAAATGAATCCAGGTTACGGGTAAGCCCATGGCCTGAGCACCCAGAGCATTAAAAGTATAAAATAAAAGATAACTATAGAAAATCTTAACAAAAACAAGTACTGATAGGGTGATCAATAAAGTTCTAATTACGTCCTTACTAGTTACGCTTAAAATATCACCAAATAGAAAATTGTGCAAATCTAGTCTACTTTCCAACAAAGTAATCAGCAAAATACCTAAAGCTAGAAATCCCGAAAAGACCAAAGCCATAGCTGCGTCTATTTTGACTCTTGATTGAGATTCTATCCAAGAAATTACCAGAGTACTGAGTATCCCTGAAATAAACGCTCCCAGGAAAATATCTATACCCAGATAAAAAGCGATCGCCAATCCCGGTAACACCGCGTGAGCGATCACATCCCCCAATAATCCCATGCGTTGCACAATCAAATAACTACCAGTTACAGCGCAAAGAATACCCAGTAAAACTACTATGATTAGG is from Gloeocapsa sp. PCC 73106 and encodes:
- a CDS encoding TrkA family potassium uptake protein; protein product: MKPQVIVSGLGKTGYMIFKLLQRQGVAVVGISDRSLPLSPNEEIVIGDLRSPMTLIQAGVKSAQTLVLASDDDALNIGILAQARLLNPEIRIINRLFNRSLGERLDQTLTNHVSISVSGLAAPIFCFAASGKKAVGQLRLADQTWPIHEEVIEANHPWLGQKLKSLWENSERMLIYYLPSRGELDLISAILAEKELQLGDHLIIGSKPSGITKRASWIQKVVKAILSLKRYQDQGRPLFMVTLALIMTISLATFTYVFVNKDMSLVDIVYFSVGMITGAGGKEEVAEQGSDWIKMFTALMMIVGAGVVGICYALINDFVLGSRIRQFWDAARVPHHNHYIVCGLGGIGIEIVRQLHSLGQEVVVIESDVNNRFLHTARSLGVPVIVEDACMDSTLKLANINKARAILPVTSKDLVNVQIALTAKAIAPTITVVLRAKDQQFGQSVQDIFNFDTVLSPTDLSIHSFAAAALGGKILGNGITDDLLWIAIGILITPNHPFVDKSVQEAAIDANFVPLYLQQTQGKTIHSWNLLAAILEPADVLYLTIPATSLAKLCELGSSNLEIKSKIRA
- a CDS encoding metal ABC transporter permease, translated to MINLLLEPLSFEFMRNALIIVVLLGILCAVTGSYLIVQRMGLLGDVIAHAVLPGLAIAFYLGIDIFLGAFISGILSTLVISWIESQSRVKIDAAMALVFSGFLALGILLITLLESRLDLHNFLFGDILSVTSKDVIRTLLITLSVLVFVKIFYSYLLFYTFNALGAQAMGLPVTWIHLGLVSAITLTIIASMQAVGVVLVVSLLVGPSITAYLLVKELHHMMGLGAIIGSISGVTGIYLSYYLNVPSGAAIVLVVTVFFILALFLSPSQGILTRSQRGALQPMVEKDN